The stretch of DNA ACCCTGCCTCGGATGAGCTCTCCTTCAGGCACTTTGATGGCCAGTCCCAGGTCAGAAATACGTATATGTCCTGCGGCACAACAGTAGTTAGCAGAAGTTAGTGGAGAATAGCACTGCTGCTGCGAAAAGGTATTTGACCGCTGTATCTGATCTCAAAACCTAGGTGCCAGAATACAAAATTTGACTTACATTACATGTAtctacagtacagtgcagtgtgtagtATTAGCTTGAAAatgtctgtcagcagcagaaCAGGAATGCTGAAATGCAATAATCAGAAATCGGAGCCATGCAAGACACTGACATAAAGCAGCTTTAGAACTCACCATTGTCATCTAATAGGATATTCTCCGGTTTCAAATCCCTAAAAATAACAGAGGATATGAGTGTGGAAACTGAAACATCAACAGTCAACATTGTATGAAGGATCAATCTCCTGTATGAAATATCAGTCCATAGAGATTAGCTGCAGAGCTCAGTATAGTGAGTCAAACAAGCAGcgaaatgcaaaaaataatgaGGAATTGAGAATCTGGCTCAGGTGTAGTATGCTTCTGCGTGCACTTAAGGCTGCATGACATTTACAGCTCTCTAATGCAAGggataatatttctgtaatattgaATTTCTAACCTGTAGACAATGGATTCCCTATGCAGATGCTCAAGGCCACAGCAGATCTGAGCGGCGTAAAACTGGACCCTGTCTTTGTCGAAGCCGGGCGTGCCCATGTTGTAGATGTGAAACTTCAGGTCTCCGCCGTTCATTATAGTCAGCACCAGACACAGAGCGTCTTTGGTCTCATACGCATACGCTAGGCTCACCTACAGGGAGAGTGCAGAAATTAAACTGGTATTTAGGATAAAAGTGCTTACAGTTTACCTTTGTCATACATGCAAAAGGATAATTAGACAGTGTAGTGTGCTGTATTGATGAGTTATTCCTGATGACTTCTATGCTCACTCACAACAAATCTGCTGTTGACTTTCTCTAAAATCTGCTTTTCGTTGAGCGCCATCgactctcccttcctcttcttgattctctttttctccaactTCTTGCAGGCGTACATCTTCCCTGTAGCTCGAACCTGGCAGGCGCACACCTGAGAGGGAAACAGGCATCATGATCTTCAGTatattcagcagcagcagcagtgacagcaacatacatcatcatcttcaaaaaaaaaaaaaaaaaaaagaaagaaaagaaaaccatcTCTTACTTCTCCGAAGCCTCCCTTGCCCAGCACTCGGTACTGCCTGAACGTGTCTTTAGTGATTGGTTGCCTGACAGAGTACAGACACAGCAAAATCCATTAATAGGCACTCATATATAGTATTGATTAGGAAAAAGACATTATCTGCAGAACTCAATACCATCATGAGTCAGTTTCCTATACAGACGATAGGGCCTCTAGTACACAATTACCCTCTCCAGACATGGACGCTCCCAGGCAATCAAGGATGTTCTGAAAGCCTGCAGCATACTTAAACACCGTCTTTGATGTACATCTCAGACTAAAAAATCTATACCGAATTGTCTGCTTCCTCCAGTTAGTGTCATCCTCTAAagttttgtcatcattttgtgGCTTTTGGATATCATCtagttctattttttttttttagaataagattttttttgatGCTGTTGCCACCCATTTTGTTCTCAAAATTGGAGAAATGTCGGTTATTTTTAGGGATCTGAAACCAGAGAATATCCTATTAGATGACGACAATCTGCTGGTTAAAACATCTTGCTGAAGCTACATCAAAACTGTGtcgagtgaaatattcaaacccaacattgtcattgttttgtggctgtagcatcacatcaaatagaaaatatttagatgtcttgtgcatcatttaaaacacatttccctgtaattctgCAGGGTATGTTTGGTGTCTCTGGAAACTTTGGGATCACCACTGTGGGTTTTAAAAAAGccacatgcatttgtaatgatcaACAGACTTGAACAGGTTAAAAGCCAGGGGGCAGGATCCTTAACTTTGTGGGCTGAATAATTATGTCAACCTTAAGAGGACAAATAGAAATTGGCGATTTACAAAAAAGACGCCCTGGATTATGCTTAGTCCTAGTCTAAGAAATGGATATCTCCATTGAAAATGACTTATTAACCCTGGGACCACATGGaatacaaacaaacagtccGACCAACCTCTCCAGCATCTTCCACTGCAGGAAGCGGTCAAAGTACATGCTGTTCTGGTAGTCAGCGAATGGAGCTCCACTCAGGTAGTCATGCAGGGCCCTGCGTCCACACAAAGCACAGCGGGTTCAGTTAGCAACAAAACCAGGTACGACTGAACAGAATAGATTACATGGTGTATGCTAAAATACAGAATGTAACACCTGCACCCTGTTCTGTTCCGAATAaggaaaaagacacagaaaaacaggccaaagagagaaaaagacagagttGACTCACTTGCGACAGTCGCTGAAGATCTCCTTACAAGGGCTGAGCTCAAGCTTCTCCCTGCACTGGTCTGCATAGACCTCAGCTATGTCTACACACTGAGGAGactgcatcaacacacacacacacacacacacacatgcacagatccATAACTTTTTATTACAATACATTACGAGGGAATAACATACATAGCTTACAAGGAATTCAAAGTAAATACAACACTGTGTTCGTACACTTTATGAAAACATTACATGCTTATCTTGGTACACTTTGTGCTTACAAGTACATTAAGAGTGAGGGAGGTTTCCATTCAGGAGAAGCACAACGTCACTGTATGCTTACAATACCTCTCCGTAGGTTATTTCACAGATCTTTGAGAGGTGTTACTGAACTGATTGAATTGAGCAAGACTCAGAAGGAAATAAATATATCGGATGAAGGAACCGAcctgttttgaaagaaatgtctTGATGATCTGGTCCcctctgccttttcttttttcatcaggTGTCACTTCATAGTCTTCCTAAATAACAGCATAGATTGTGTTGGAAAGCAGTGCATGATGTGATTACTGTACATGTTATTGAAAAAGAAGTGGTTTGCTCTGTTTGTCTCAGGAGCCTCATACAAAGCCCTACTggcctagatagatagatagatagatagatagatagatagatagatagatagatagatagatactttattcatcccgcaggaaattcacattttttcagcagtatccacagattacagattaagtaaataaaaaaaaaataaaaataaagaataagatctaagtacaacagaataagatctgagtacaacagaataacctaagtacaacccagtgtgcaaaagcaatgtgcaacaaaaaaaaaaaaaacagaaaaaaacatgtgcatgggtgtataaaatgtacatagaggtaggtcaatgtgcaaatttagaaggaCTGAACTACATATgaactttctctcctctgtctccctttctgtTTTCCATCCTATTGGAGACTACTATTAGAGTGAATGGATTATTCTATCCAccattaaagaaagaaagaaaaaaagaaaaaagaaattaaagaaagaaaagtgtcCATGATATTTAGTAGTGGCAAACGGGCCACTGCAATGGACACACAAACCTATATCGGCGTATCTCACTGCACTTCTGTTGCCCGCATCCAAACATATGCCGCTTTTTGGCTGCACATTTGCCCACGGCCGTTGAGAGGAAATGGACTTGGCCGTTACACAGCAAACATATTGGACATCTCACCGCGGCAATGACAGGAAAAGCGCTCTGACGTGTCTCTAGCCAGGACTTTAAGGTTTCTTGAAAAAGGGGGAAGCAACATGGCTCCCATGGTGCAAACCGGCCCAACTCTTTCTATCAATGGCTATTTTCCAACATGGTCCTGTGTTGCCTGGCAACCGCACAGTAAACACGGCGGGATTCCTTGAGGTCCTGGAGTGTCACAGTGTGTCACACCAGCGTCACCAGCTTTCCACtacaaacacacgcagacacacacactcacacacacacacctatctatctgtctatctatatctatatctatatctatagatagatagatagatagacagatagatagatatagatagagatagatatgtGAGGCCATAGCTTTGGTTAAAGcagcctttcaaaaaaaaaaaaaaaaaaaaaaaaagacagcagcagtAGGACAAAGTGAGGCcaaaagccaaacaaacaggTTGGTTGGATTGCCCAGAAGCCAGCGCTATGTGGACATGTAGGAGTTatgagtgagcgagagagagggagagtgagcgagagggagagagagagagagagagagagagagagagagagagagagagagagagagggagggagagagagagagaaggagattgCTGCCAAGTGTTGATTAACTGTGGCTTTGTTGTCAGAGGCTCAggagaaatcacacacacacacacacacacacacacacagtaaatgagCTGTCTGACTCCAGCCCTTGCCTGTGGGGGGGTCAGCCAAAGGGAAAAGAAGACGCCTCTTTAGCCTTTTGGAAGCAGAggggatccaacacacacacatacacacacacccacacacaggcacacacacttacgtacgtgcatacacacaccttcccaTGACGTAAGAGGAACCACAGGGACCCCCAAGCACATTCCTTCTTCTGTTACACACtctaaagcacacacacacactctctctcctcccctgcacCCTTGTGTTCAAGCCTTTTCgcggctcacacacactctggtgtCGGagcacccttttttttttcctcacagaaTTAAAATGAGAAACTTTTTAATACTTCACTCCTGTCACTCACTTCCTCAATTCGGCCTCAATAAATAAGTAGGCTGACATGCTAAGTTCCTTGTATCTCACCAACTTCTGTACAAACTGCATTATGAAGTCAGCCGTTTTACAGTAAAACTACATTACAATCTGCAAAGCTCTCACATGTACATTCTCTTAAAATACCATCGCACTTACTGATCCGCAATGAGCTTTTGCACGCGCTCCCATATAAGTGGTTTCCCCTCTCGGAGTGTTATGGTCATTTTTAGGGCATGGGGATGGGGTGGAAGGGTGTTGgatgaggggggggggggagccgCTGGGAGGGAGAGGGTTAGTGGTGTGGGAAACAATGCTGTCCTTTCTGTCCCGTCACATGTCTGCAAAGATATTCTGGGCATTACTCTAAAGACTTAGATGTGTCATGTGGGAGGTATTCCGTCTgaacgcagagagagagagagagagagagagagagagagaaacggggaAGGGGGGACGTTATGAGTACTGTTAGGATTTTGGGTGAAAAACAGGGGAAGATGGGGAAGGGGGGAGGATGGGAGGATTTTCTGGCCGGTAGAATAATCACTAATCAGTTTTATTGTCTCTTCGACCCCTTGTGACCCGGCACCAGCATATTTTCAGGCGATGCTCTAATCAAAGTGAGTGCACTCAAAAAGTGCCACCGTgggtttttgtgattttttaaagAGCTTTTCTCCGGGAAAGAGACTGAGCATGCgtgctctttttcagcaccCGCACCCGTTTCATACAGTCATACCTGGGAGCAGCCACAGCCATTCActgttggccactgagcagttcaagtgccttgctcaaaggcactttgATGGCAGTTACGAACAGAGGGAGAGTTACTCATGCAAGTTCCTCATGTTTTCTGGGGCATTTTACGGCGCTCCAAATTCCAGCATTCCGGTCactctgtttttgtgcatgtgtgtgcaagtgtgtatgtgtgtgtgtgtgtaccattgCGTCCAATAGATTGATGCATCGCTGCAGCTGAGGTCGGGTCTCACAGTACAGACGGAAGAGAAGCCGTCCAATGGGCTGTTTGtcacacaggctgaaatagTCCCTATCTGCAgaaagacagcacacacactttgagatTTCCATCCATGACAACATAGATCAGAATCAGATTTTCTTTTagtgacactgaaacacacacacgcatctagatatacatatacacacacacacacacacacacacacacacacacacacacacacaagcacataccaATGCTGTTGCCCAGCTCAGTGCACTGGCTTATATGGGGGAAGCGAAGAATCTCCTTCCATTTTTTACTCCTCCCTTTCcgctttcctcctccacctaAGAAGAGAGATTGAGCCATTTGTCAAAACTGATTTTCATCAACGAAAAAGAAGGAAGGATGGatataaagagagacagaaaaagagaaacagagggggGGAATGCGCATGGGCTTTCAAAATCGCAGTGTGGATATATAATTTATAGATTCTGTCTCACTTCCTCCCCAAAGCCCTActactctctccttctcctgaTTTTCTAGCCTGCAATGTAGATTGCAACTATTCTTAATGTGGAGCCGCATGTGTCAAactatgtgtgcgtgtgtgtgcggacAGAAAGCCCTTTCTGACCGGCTCAGTTCCCATCAGGACATCAGGACTTTGCCAAACTGGATTCCATCAGTCTGAATAATCCTGCATCAGCTTCCTGAGGCACCATTACGCCAGCATGGACAAAAAGCATTTACATATCATCTCCCTTGAGCTCTGAGTGAAAGTTCACAGACTTAGTACGTTGGCTCCTCCATTACTAGCTTTTGGAATTCATGACAAAACTCAGGGTGGGGAAATTCTCATGTTCTGCTGATCCTCTTTTCCCCAGAGAGGCAGCCACTTGTACGCACGGCAGTCCAAATACTTCACATCTGTCAGCAGGAATAGTCAGTGATCAATGGTCCAATCATCACTGACTACGTACCACGCCACTTTACTTCACCGTCATTGTCCCAAAACctccccagctcctccatccAAGTTATgtcaccaccacctcctcctgttCTTCTCTGGTTACATCACACACTTCCCAGCGGGCGTGATTAAACACAACCTTGATCCACACTGGAGGGCTGGCTTCACTCTGCTGCGTCAGCAAGCAGCCCAATTAGTTGTGCCTGACGTCACATTCCCCTCGCTTTAATTCTTTCTTAATATGTGAACCCTCAGCTAGTGCACTGACAGGGATTTCCTTCAGCCCGTCTCTGCAGTGGAAACTGGATGCGAGGGCTGGCACAGAGCTAGCGGCAACTTGGAGagcatgagagaaagagaggcaatGACAAGCAAAAGGTCTTTAAGTAATAACCCAGGAATGCAGGAGTCACGATGTCATGTTGGAGCTCCTGGTCCTCTGTGTGAAAGCTCCCACTAGTTTCCCATGATTCCTGCCTCACTGCCATATCCCTCTCCCTTTATCCAGCATGACATAATGATTTAATTTACACCATTGGCAAcgccaggggtccttgaggggatTCTTaggggtccccagaaaaatgagTAATAGTGTTTCAGTATTACTTCACTCCCTGAAAGTTAGCACAGTGACAGTACGTATAAGGACCTTGACATTGCTCATAGGTTAAACTCTGCTCTCCTTAGGTGGGCCTCCACAGGATCAAAATCTTATTAAATGGGATCCATGGTTCTAATGGAAATATATTTTGGTGGGAGGGGGGCCCTGGATATGAAAAAATTTGAAATCCCCTgatccaaacacaaaaacactgaccCAACATAACCTTTCTGgcattatataataataataaaaattccCTTGCCCATTTTGACATCCAAATCAGGCATTTTTCAATTACTTTCAAGTTCTCGTTTGTGAAAGTCTTAAGCCCACAGTTGCCATACGACACTGTCAAAATTAGTGATCTTAGAtgcttctctgtttttctcacgatactgtcaaataaagaaaTCATCGTGAAATTTTAAACCTGCTgctacatcaaaacaaaaaaccatcAGGCTTTTTCTCAGGAGATGCGGCACGCTGATGAGTTTCGgtgttaaaaaaatcaaatacctTGGACGCCATCCACAGATCAACAATATActtcatttcattacattttatttgttgttagTTATTCATTATTtgattttcaaacatttgttttatttttctcaaatccTTTAACTTTCACTAATTCTCAAGGCCAAAAAGGAGCCCTGATTATATGataatgtaatgtgtgtttgtatttcagggTGGAAGACACAACATTatcacagctaacacacacagaccggCGCTCTGCAACAACGAGCAGCAGTATCAGCATGGGCAAACTTCACTGTATTAATAACTCGGGTCAAAATATCCCCTAAGAGAATCATTAACTTCCAGCACCTGCTCCTCATCAGCATTACTACAGAACGAAGACGCTATAAACAGGCACACTTCCTGCTTTATGTGCCAGTTGTTCCCTGCAAACAGTTAATATGTAAAGCAATGTTCCACAACATTTTAGCGCAGTCTGCTGTGTGGTCTAATATTTTAATCTCcattaacaaaaacatgacatctgCCAAAAAGCACCACAGCACAGTGAGCAGGGAAGGTCATTTCCCCCTGGGGCCGCCTCTGCTAAAAATGAATGCACTTGTGTCGTACTGTAAAACACACTGGATAAACGCGTCCACCAAATGGCATCGATTTCCTGTGAAGGGTCAACCCCATGTCAAATTATTGTGCCAAAACATTGGTCCTCCACCCAGCCATTCAACTCGTACACAATGTTCACACTGCCGCAAATACTCGGATTCCtcctcttgctttctttctgcaTCCTGTTTTCTTCCCTTCTCACTGAGCTCTAAACCTAtacattattttgcatttctctctcctcatcttcctccctccctgcatcGCGGCTTTGTGAAACTCGCCTCTCGCCGTCACCTTGCCCTGCTTCTCTCTATCCTCTCACCCTGCCTTTCTCTTTTTAATCTCTGACCCTGCTGGGGATGTTCTGTGTCATCATCACCTCTGAATCATCACCACCACTTCACAGCTGCCAGCCAATGACTGACCTCATTTTCTGCTCCCAGCCAATCAATCTCCTCTGCTCCGCGGTCGGTTAAGGTCACAGGTTTACAGCTTTACACAGGCACAATAAACAGAACATCCTTATAGACAAGATGGGTGTTCTGCACAATGATTAAACACAGCCTTCAATCAAGGAGGGCGGGCGCCCTGGCTTGGCAAATATTACCTACCTATCTGTCACGGTGAAGGGAATGTAAAAAGTCATTGCTCACTCCGTGTGCGTGTGAGAAAGCAAGACAAGGGTAGGGTGTGGGGTGTTGGAGGGAGTCAGCACAGATGAAAATCATCCAATCTGCTTCGTAATCTGTCAGCATACACGCAGCTGAAtgatgtctaaaaaaaaaaaaaaaaaatcgtattgCGATGAATCTTACGTTGTGATGTGATTAATGATTTAAGTAGGAATGATACTTTTTGCAtcctaattttcattttcactgaagaaGTTGATAAAATGTTGATGGTGTAGTTTTTGCTGAAGACCTATCTGAAAAACGCAATtagtaggccagggcatctctgtaatACTGTATTTACAACAATATTTTGAGACCCATTTTACCTTTGTCAAAAAAGTTACAGCTCCAGCAATTAGGATATTGCACTCGGCCATATAGCGACCTCGAAAAcactttgattaattgttcagccctagtaTACATGACTGTCCATCAGCAACAAAGTGCACTATTCCAGGAAGCAGCACTATTGCACAGGCCTGCTGGGTGCAAAGACTTGAACATCCATCTGCggacacacccacccacccaccgattcccacacatacatatatacacacacacatacacacaactatCAAGCATAAATTATTCATCTCCTCATAACAGACTCATCCATTTGGACATAACAAGTCATTTCCCGTCCTGTCTGAGTGTCTTTCAACGTCTCTGTTGTCTGGAGCCTCAGACAATACAACCCTCTTCAATTCAAATGAGTTTGAATTGTGTGTTATGTTAGTGGCAGTCGGCTATATCTGCTTACTGAGGGGGAAACACTGACCTGGACCTCCCATCCCTGTCTGGAATAAATCTGGCAGCACATAACAATATAGGTCTTGGTGGAAAAATGTAACAGACTGATGAATGTCAAACTGTAAAGGAAACGTTGCAATTTCCAGCTAAGGTATTAAGCTAAAGGATAAAACCTCCTTTGGCGCATTTTCTGTCCGGGTCAGTGACTCCAGGTCCTTGTATAACAAAAACGGGCTATTAAAAGTATGAATATGGTCGTAATGTCTTACATAAACCCTCTCGTCCTAGCTCCCTCGTTTATTTTCTTCTCCATCAaacccttctctctgtctctctctcatggtCTATCACTTTCCCTCGCACTTACACACCAGCAGAAATATGCACTGCCGCGTGAGTACGCTGCACACAGGAACTTGTCAGTCTAATTTGTTCCATGCGGCCAGTGTGGTCGCCGccctttatttatgtttctgcttAGCAGCTCTGACATCATCAAGGCATGTCGAGTGAGGCAAAAATAAGGTCAGATTAGGGAACGACATCCGCCTGGCGCGACACCAGGGGGTTACCAGCATCCTAAACAtttgtgcttgcgtgtgtgtgcgtgtgtgtatgtgtgtgtgtgtgtgtgcagaaaggCTCCCACTGTGACCTCTCTCTAGTAATGAGCTCATGCTCAATTCAGCAGACTCTGGCACTCACTGCAGgcctcatccatccatccacacagCCATACTTTACCAGTTTACCTCACACAAAAGCTCTACTTTGTTTGATCCACCTCCACTTACATTGCTACTTCAGAACTGCCGTCAATTCTAAATAGTGTCTGTTATTCTGCACACCTACACTTCAAACACAGTGCTAAAGATTAGGTTtttatttctgctgctgttcacacTAAAGCCTGCAAGTTCTGGCCAAAAATTTCAcccttgctcacacaca from Myripristis murdjan chromosome 9, fMyrMur1.1, whole genome shotgun sequence encodes:
- the grk5l gene encoding G protein-coupled receptor kinase 5; its protein translation is MELENIVANTVLLKAREGGGGKRKGRSKKWKEILRFPHISQCTELGNSIDRDYFSLCDKQPIGRLLFRLYCETRPQLQRCINLLDAMEDYEVTPDEKRKGRGDQIIKTFLSKQSPQCVDIAEVYADQCREKLELSPCKEIFSDCRKALHDYLSGAPFADYQNSMYFDRFLQWKMLERQPITKDTFRQYRVLGKGGFGEVCACQVRATGKMYACKKLEKKRIKKRKGESMALNEKQILEKVNSRFVVSLAYAYETKDALCLVLTIMNGGDLKFHIYNMGTPGFDKDRVQFYAAQICCGLEHLHRESIVYRDLKPENILLDDNGHIRISDLGLAIKVPEGELIRGRVGTVGYMAPEVINNEKYGMSPDWWGLGCLVYEMTAGRSPFRARKERVKREEVEKRVQEEQEEYNDKFTEDTKAICRMLLTKDPKQRLGCLAEGAVGVKAHPFFKNINFKRLEAGILEPSFVPDPRAVYCKDVLDIEQFSTVKGVNLDQTDNDFYSKFATGSVSIPWQNEMIETECFSDLNMFGPQGTRPPDLDWNQPPEPPKRSLLDRIFRRHHAEVSIAHSRVQSSSVNSVDSMSNSAP